A single region of the Desulfuromonas sp. genome encodes:
- a CDS encoding TatD family hydrolase — protein sequence MQGRAELFDTHVHLDALPSGHSLAAETDLARRAGVGRFVVPGVRREGWPELVRTVQAVEGALAAPGLHPLAALQWGPDSARELAGLLAGPRVAALGEIGLDGLLRQVPRAAQEEAFRGQLRLALEAGRPVLIHCRRAVGRLLEILREEGAGRVGGIFHAFSGSEETAREAVKLGFAIGFGGALTYPEARRLPEVLRRVPAEAIVLETDAPDLAPHPVRGGANRPCYLPFVARRVAAIRGWSPEETARITSRNARRVLKLEGR from the coding sequence ATGCAGGGAAGAGCGGAGCTTTTCGACACCCATGTCCACCTGGATGCACTGCCTTCGGGACACTCCCTGGCCGCCGAGACGGACCTGGCCCGCCGGGCCGGGGTCGGTCGTTTCGTCGTTCCCGGAGTCCGCCGGGAGGGGTGGCCGGAGCTGGTCCGGACCGTCCAGGCTGTCGAGGGGGCCCTGGCCGCCCCCGGCCTGCACCCCCTGGCCGCGCTTCAGTGGGGGCCGGATTCCGCCCGGGAGCTGGCCGGGCTCCTTGCCGGGCCGCGGGTTGCGGCCCTCGGCGAGATCGGCCTGGACGGGCTGCTTCGCCAGGTGCCAAGGGCTGCTCAGGAGGAGGCCTTTCGCGGCCAGCTGCGCCTCGCCCTGGAGGCGGGGCGGCCGGTGCTGATTCATTGCCGCAGGGCGGTCGGCCGGCTGCTCGAAATCCTGCGGGAGGAGGGGGCCGGGCGGGTCGGGGGGATATTCCACGCCTTCTCCGGAAGCGAGGAGACGGCCCGGGAGGCGGTGAAGCTCGGTTTCGCCATCGGCTTCGGGGGGGCCCTCACCTATCCCGAGGCCAGGCGTCTGCCCGAGGTCCTGCGAAGGGTGCCTGCGGAGGCGATCGTGCTCGAGACCGACGCCCCGGATCTGGCGCCCCATCCTGTCCGGGGGGGGGCGAACCGGCCCTGCTACCTTCCCTTCGTGGCCCGCCGGGTGGCCGCCATCCGGGGATGGAGCCCGGAGGAGACCGCCCGGATTACCAGCCGCAACGCCCGGCGGGTGCTGAAGCTCGAGGGCCGGTAG
- a CDS encoding tRNA threonylcarbamoyladenosine dehydratase, producing MSQHRFSRMELLVGEAGLARLKEASVAVFGVGGGGSYAAEALARAGVGRLTLVDFDEVCITNVNRQIHALEGTIGRPKVQVMATRCRAINPALEVEPVQEFYGADNAERLLGRGYDFLLDCIDNITAKLHLIQNCKERGIAVISAMGAANKLDPTKVAVADLFHTEKCRLARIMRKELRRRGVASGVKVVYSTEGYRLLPGVREAVDDGEATDCRRRRVPLGSSSHIPPLFGLTMAGEVVQSLLEEA from the coding sequence ATGTCACAGCATCGTTTCAGCCGCATGGAGCTTCTCGTCGGCGAGGCCGGCCTGGCCCGCCTGAAGGAGGCCTCCGTGGCGGTCTTCGGGGTCGGCGGGGGCGGCAGCTATGCCGCCGAAGCCCTGGCCCGGGCCGGAGTGGGGAGGCTGACCCTGGTCGACTTCGACGAGGTCTGCATCACCAACGTCAACCGCCAGATCCATGCCCTGGAGGGGACCATCGGACGGCCCAAGGTCCAGGTCATGGCGACGCGCTGCCGAGCCATCAACCCGGCCCTGGAGGTCGAGCCGGTCCAGGAGTTTTACGGCGCGGACAATGCCGAGCGGCTTCTGGGGAGGGGATACGACTTCCTGCTGGACTGCATCGACAACATCACCGCCAAGCTGCACCTGATCCAGAACTGCAAGGAGCGCGGCATCGCGGTCATCTCCGCGATGGGGGCCGCCAACAAGCTGGACCCGACCAAGGTGGCGGTGGCCGATCTGTTTCATACCGAGAAGTGCCGGCTCGCCCGCATCATGCGCAAGGAACTGCGCCGCCGGGGCGTCGCCTCCGGGGTAAAGGTCGTCTACTCCACCGAGGGGTACCGCCTCCTTCCCGGCGTCCGTGAGGCCGTGGACGATGGTGAAGCGACGGACTGCCGGAGGCGCCGGGTGCCCCTCGGCAGCAGCTCCCATATTCCGCCCCTGTTCGGGCTTACCATGGCGGGGGAGGTCGTCCAAAGTCTGCTGGAGGAGGCCTGA
- a CDS encoding sulfite exporter TauE/SafE family protein, which yields MDAWIWQVPVLVVAGAAAGFLNVLAGGGSLLTLPLLIFLGLPAAVANGTNRVAIFFQNIFAIAGFRRQGVFPARLALLCTLPALAGSYLGASLAVDIDEELFRRLLALIMIGVLLFTLLDPARRWRVEVERFSRLRLTILLASFFLIGVYGGFVQAGVGFLVISGLLAHGLGLVRINAVKVIVIFGFTVVALGVFVAHGQVDYGLGTALAAGNSAGGWIASHVAVKKGHRWIRGVVSLTVLVFALKLFFG from the coding sequence ATGGACGCCTGGATCTGGCAGGTCCCGGTCCTGGTCGTCGCGGGCGCGGCGGCGGGGTTTCTCAACGTGCTGGCCGGGGGAGGGTCCCTTCTGACCCTGCCGCTCCTTATTTTTCTCGGCCTCCCCGCCGCGGTGGCAAACGGCACCAACCGGGTGGCGATCTTTTTCCAGAATATCTTCGCCATCGCCGGCTTCCGGCGCCAGGGGGTGTTCCCTGCCCGGCTGGCACTGCTCTGCACTCTGCCGGCCCTGGCCGGCAGCTACCTCGGCGCCAGCCTGGCCGTCGATATCGACGAGGAGCTGTTTCGCCGGTTGCTGGCGCTCATCATGATCGGGGTTCTGCTCTTCACCCTGCTCGATCCGGCCCGGCGCTGGCGGGTCGAGGTGGAGCGCTTCTCCCGGCTGCGGCTGACGATCCTGCTCGCGAGCTTTTTCCTTATCGGCGTTTACGGCGGGTTCGTGCAGGCCGGCGTCGGTTTTCTGGTCATTTCGGGCCTGTTGGCCCACGGCCTGGGCCTGGTGCGCATCAACGCGGTCAAGGTGATCGTCATTTTCGGTTTTACGGTCGTTGCCCTCGGGGTGTTCGTGGCCCATGGACAGGTCGATTACGGCCTCGGCACGGCCCTGGCCGCCGGCAACTCAGCCGGGGGCTGGATCGCCAGTCACGTGGCGGTGAAAAAGGGGCATCGCTGGATCCGGGGGGTGGTCTCCCTGACCGTTCTGGTCTTCGCCCTGAAGCTGTTCTTCGGCTGA
- a CDS encoding sigma-54 dependent transcriptional regulator: protein MRSILVVYGNQHERDRLEAVLRKRIGCVVLGADTPEQALQVLGGQDVCIVISDLFLPEKTGLEFLQKVHRLNPETLTIAAVPEGNRGIVVEVLRYGVFSYINSPYDLEEAVIVAARGLAFQESQSQKVPRRARFRKSDGFNGIIGQSPKMLSLFNMVEKVAEDGESTVLVQGESGTGKELVARALHSLSPRMGKNFVPVNCAAIPEDLLESELFGYVKGAFTGANQSKMGRIQYADGGTLFLDEIGDMKPSLQAKLLRVLQEKEFEPVGGVKPVSVNVRVVAATHRNLEKAVAENVFREDLYYRLSVVPLNIPPLRDRCEDIPLLIEKFMRSFNRNKKIGLKGFEKEAIAALTSYPWPGNVRELENLIQRLVILHGGESAGLAELPEKYVAHLDIALPVAPVESEPQDPPALYPDPGVSWSEEGIDFNALVSDFEDRLILQALNITDGNKKEAARLLNLKRTTLLEKIKKKQLTGISAD from the coding sequence ATGCGCAGCATTCTCGTGGTGTACGGCAATCAGCACGAACGGGACAGGCTGGAGGCCGTCCTCCGCAAGCGGATCGGCTGCGTCGTGCTGGGCGCCGACACTCCGGAACAGGCCCTGCAGGTCCTGGGCGGCCAGGACGTCTGCATCGTCATCTCCGACCTCTTCCTGCCCGAAAAGACCGGCCTCGAATTTCTTCAGAAGGTTCACCGCCTGAACCCCGAAACCCTCACCATTGCCGCGGTTCCCGAGGGCAACCGCGGCATCGTCGTCGAGGTCCTGCGCTACGGGGTCTTCTCCTATATCAACTCTCCCTACGACCTTGAGGAAGCGGTCATCGTCGCCGCTCGGGGTCTGGCCTTCCAGGAGAGCCAGTCCCAGAAGGTCCCCCGCAGGGCGCGCTTCCGCAAATCCGACGGTTTCAACGGCATCATCGGCCAGTCGCCCAAGATGCTGTCCCTCTTCAACATGGTCGAGAAGGTGGCCGAGGACGGCGAGAGCACGGTCCTCGTCCAGGGCGAGAGCGGTACCGGCAAGGAACTCGTGGCCCGGGCCCTCCATTCCCTGAGTCCCCGGATGGGGAAGAACTTTGTCCCGGTCAACTGCGCCGCCATCCCCGAGGACCTGCTCGAGAGCGAACTCTTCGGCTATGTCAAGGGGGCTTTCACCGGTGCCAACCAGTCCAAAATGGGGCGCATCCAGTACGCCGACGGCGGCACCCTTTTCCTGGACGAAATCGGGGACATGAAGCCGTCCCTGCAGGCCAAGCTTCTGCGGGTGCTGCAGGAGAAGGAATTCGAGCCGGTGGGGGGGGTGAAGCCGGTTTCGGTCAATGTGCGGGTCGTCGCCGCCACCCATCGAAACCTTGAAAAGGCGGTGGCCGAGAACGTCTTTCGGGAGGATCTCTACTATCGCCTGAGCGTCGTCCCCCTGAATATCCCCCCCCTCAGAGACCGGTGCGAGGATATTCCGCTGCTGATCGAGAAATTCATGCGCTCCTTCAACCGGAACAAGAAAATCGGTCTGAAGGGCTTCGAGAAGGAGGCCATCGCCGCGCTGACAAGCTATCCCTGGCCCGGCAACGTGCGGGAATTGGAGAACCTGATTCAGCGCCTGGTCATCCTTCACGGAGGCGAATCGGCCGGTCTTGCGGAATTGCCCGAGAAGTACGTGGCCCACCTGGACATAGCCCTTCCGGTCGCCCCGGTCGAGTCCGAGCCCCAGGACCCGCCGGCTCTCTACCCCGACCCCGGAGTGTCGTGGAGCGAAGAAGGCATCGACTTCAACGCCCTGGTGAGCGACTTTGAGGACCGGCTGATCCTGCAGGCGCTGAACATCACCGACGGCAACAAGAAAGAGGCGGCCCGGCTCCTCAACCTGAAGCGCACCACCCTCCTGGAAAAAATCAAGAAAAAGCAACTCACCGGCATCTCTGCCGACTGA
- a CDS encoding chemotaxis protein CheX — translation MKLEQIIIESVREIFATMVLMEVAPEKPLTEKVSSFSDHASGLLGISGDLKGLVGIHCPLPTAGAITASLLGIPADEANEDVKDAMGEMANMIAGGIKTALEAEGKNLELAIPSTIAGRAYTLDGLSRADWIMVPFVAPEGRFLAELKYLTTP, via the coding sequence TTGAAACTGGAGCAGATCATCATCGAATCGGTCCGGGAGATCTTCGCCACCATGGTCCTGATGGAGGTGGCCCCCGAGAAGCCCCTGACCGAGAAGGTCAGCTCCTTCAGCGACCACGCGTCCGGGCTGCTCGGCATCTCCGGGGACCTCAAGGGGCTGGTCGGGATTCACTGTCCTCTCCCGACGGCCGGGGCCATTACCGCCAGTCTGCTCGGCATCCCGGCGGACGAGGCCAACGAAGACGTCAAGGACGCCATGGGGGAGATGGCCAACATGATCGCGGGGGGGATCAAAACCGCCCTGGAGGCGGAGGGGAAAAACCTGGAACTGGCGATCCCCTCCACCATCGCGGGGCGCGCCTACACCCTGGACGGCCTTTCCCGGGCCGACTGGATCATGGTCCCCTTCGTCGCCCCGGAGGGGCGTTTCCTGGCCGAGCTCAAGTACCTGACCACCCCCTGA
- a CDS encoding chemotaxis protein CheX, which produces MKLPQTIIAATEEIFSTMVDMEIESMPALDEHVTTFRESVSGMVGLAGSCRGLLAINVPNPVAKAVTGNFLGLEVEEIDEDVKDAIGELANMVAGGIKAALSDGGKDIKMSIPSTVSGEEYSMEYSNDGEGVTVPFNCSAGRFLISLQLQRDL; this is translated from the coding sequence GTGAAATTGCCACAAACAATCATCGCGGCAACCGAGGAAATCTTCTCCACCATGGTCGACATGGAGATCGAAAGCATGCCTGCCCTCGACGAGCATGTCACCACCTTCCGGGAGAGCGTCTCCGGCATGGTCGGCCTGGCAGGCTCCTGCAGGGGCCTGCTGGCCATCAATGTCCCCAACCCCGTGGCCAAGGCGGTCACCGGCAACTTCCTCGGCCTGGAGGTCGAGGAGATCGACGAGGACGTCAAGGACGCCATCGGGGAGTTGGCCAACATGGTGGCCGGCGGGATCAAGGCGGCCCTGTCCGATGGAGGCAAGGACATCAAGATGTCCATTCCCTCCACGGTCAGCGGCGAGGAGTACTCCATGGAGTACTCGAACGACGGCGAGGGTGTGACCGTCCCCTTCAACTGCAGCGCGGGTCGGTTCCTCATTTCCCTGCAGTTGCAGAGGGACCTGTAG
- a CDS encoding response regulator has product MGKKVLIVDDSSTMRKIVTRALRQAGLDFEAILEAANGEEALQALETQPVDIVLSDINMPTMDGIEFLRQKATRDNIKSIPVVMITTEAGADVLQEATALGASGTIKKPFTPEQINQTIGSLL; this is encoded by the coding sequence ATGGGAAAGAAAGTTCTGATCGTCGACGATTCCAGCACCATGCGCAAGATCGTGACCCGGGCCCTGCGCCAGGCCGGCCTCGATTTCGAAGCCATTCTGGAGGCGGCCAACGGCGAGGAGGCCCTCCAGGCCCTGGAGACCCAGCCGGTGGACATCGTCCTCAGCGACATCAACATGCCGACCATGGACGGCATCGAGTTCCTGCGCCAGAAAGCGACCCGGGATAACATCAAGAGCATCCCGGTGGTGATGATCACCACAGAGGCCGGCGCCGACGTTCTCCAGGAGGCCACCGCCCTGGGCGCCTCGGGAACCATCAAGAAGCCCTTCACCCCCGAGCAGATCAACCAGACCATCGGGTCCCTGCTCTAG
- a CDS encoding chemotaxis protein CheX — MSPNTGAVDEALVRSVTETLENMVFAEINPSEEKAWAASADPALWASLPLLVPLYGNLWLGMPRSLLVRVVTMAYALPEEELADRMLNDTLAEILNTLAGRLLNLLVPAHQTFRLGLPETGKAPGTSSEETLRHWYFALEDDPFCVVGTGDFLDPTP; from the coding sequence ATGTCCCCTAACACCGGCGCAGTCGACGAAGCCCTGGTCCGATCGGTCACGGAGACCCTGGAGAACATGGTCTTCGCCGAGATAAACCCTTCCGAAGAGAAGGCCTGGGCCGCCTCGGCCGACCCCGCCCTGTGGGCCAGCCTTCCCCTGCTGGTGCCGCTTTACGGAAACCTCTGGCTGGGCATGCCCCGCAGCCTCCTCGTCAGGGTGGTCACCATGGCCTATGCCCTGCCCGAAGAGGAGCTGGCGGACCGGATGCTGAACGACACCCTGGCCGAGATTCTCAACACCCTGGCCGGGCGCCTCCTGAACCTGCTGGTGCCAGCGCACCAGACATTCAGGCTCGGCCTGCCCGAAACGGGAAAAGCCCCGGGGACCTCCTCGGAGGAGACCCTGCGACATTGGTATTTTGCCCTGGAGGATGACCCTTTCTGCGTGGTCGGAACCGGAGACTTCCTCGACCCGACCCCCTAA
- a CDS encoding response regulator produces MKRIVIADDSDTARMFIRRCLEIIGLADATFVEAANGKEALEKVKEAPTDLLLTDLHMPVMDGIGLLTRVKASPLLHDLPVLVVTSAGNEAQEKELMVFGAFGVLSKPVSPAAMMEILEPLMQQEDSSYVP; encoded by the coding sequence ATGAAACGCATTGTCATCGCCGATGATTCGGATACCGCCCGAATGTTCATCCGGCGCTGCCTGGAGATCATCGGCCTGGCCGATGCGACCTTTGTCGAGGCGGCCAACGGCAAGGAGGCCCTCGAAAAGGTCAAGGAGGCCCCCACCGACCTGCTCCTGACCGACCTGCACATGCCGGTCATGGACGGCATCGGGCTTCTCACCCGAGTCAAGGCCAGCCCCCTCCTTCACGACCTGCCGGTCCTGGTCGTCACCAGCGCCGGCAACGAAGCCCAGGAAAAGGAACTGATGGTATTCGGGGCCTTCGGCGTCCTCTCCAAGCCCGTCTCCCCGGCCGCCATGATGGAGATACTGGAACCGCTGATGCAGCAGGAGGATTCATCCTATGTCCCCTAA
- a CDS encoding HDOD domain-containing protein: EGGSLWGHDLFAAIASRAVAGRARSALDADLAFTGGLLHDLGKALLSEFLKGASPGFLEEIDSGEVRDYLAAEEQKLGLTHAQVGYELARTWSLPEAMQQVILHHHQPDAAAEEYRALVYAVHLGDIIAMMGGMGTGSDSLQYRLDPGHRDYFDLAPEDLAAIMLEVQDEFAKIAAAML, encoded by the coding sequence GCGAGGGAGGGTCCCTGTGGGGACACGACCTGTTCGCCGCCATCGCCTCGCGGGCCGTGGCCGGCCGCGCCCGCAGCGCCCTCGACGCCGACCTGGCCTTCACGGGAGGCCTTCTCCATGACCTGGGCAAGGCGCTGCTGTCCGAATTCCTGAAGGGAGCCTCCCCCGGCTTTCTGGAGGAGATCGATTCCGGCGAAGTCCGCGACTACCTCGCCGCCGAGGAGCAGAAGCTCGGGCTCACCCACGCCCAGGTCGGCTACGAACTGGCCCGGACCTGGAGCCTCCCCGAGGCCATGCAGCAGGTGATCCTTCACCACCACCAGCCGGATGCGGCAGCTGAGGAATACCGGGCCCTCGTTTACGCCGTCCACCTGGGAGACATCATCGCCATGATGGGGGGGATGGGAACCGGGAGCGACAGCCTTCAGTACCGCCTCGACCCGGGGCACCGGGATTATTTCGACCTGGCCCCCGAGGACCTGGCAGCGATCATGCTGGAGGTTCAGGACGAATTCGCCAAAATTGCCGCAGCCATGCTTTGA
- a CDS encoding chemotaxis protein CheD, with protein MSNVVIGVGDLAASKTSGDVLKTYALGSCVAVVLLHPKTRTVGMVHVVLPESNINPAKAKEKPGYFADTGIPALLREMAKLGCQKGSGPMVVKLAGGAQILDDNNTFNIGKRNVLAVKKVLWQFGLGAVGEDVGSTISRTVAVNVNTGETVIISPGRPNRNL; from the coding sequence ATGAGCAATGTCGTGATCGGGGTGGGGGATCTGGCCGCCTCCAAGACCTCCGGAGATGTTCTCAAGACCTACGCCCTCGGTTCCTGCGTGGCGGTCGTCCTGCTGCACCCCAAGACCCGCACCGTGGGCATGGTTCACGTGGTGCTGCCCGAATCGAACATCAACCCGGCCAAGGCCAAGGAGAAGCCGGGATACTTCGCCGACACGGGGATTCCCGCCCTGCTGCGGGAGATGGCCAAGCTCGGCTGCCAGAAGGGGAGCGGACCGATGGTGGTCAAGCTGGCCGGCGGCGCCCAGATCCTCGACGACAACAACACCTTCAACATCGGCAAGCGCAACGTGCTGGCGGTGAAGAAGGTGCTGTGGCAGTTCGGCCTGGGGGCCGTGGGCGAGGACGTGGGAAGCACTATCAGCCGGACGGTAGCGGTCAACGTCAACACCGGGGAGACGGTCATCATCTCCCCCGGGCGGCCCAACCGCAACCTGTAG
- a CDS encoding chemotaxis response regulator protein-glutamate methylesterase, with translation MSRPVRVLVIDDSALVRSLLQQGLGLDPGIEVVGTAADPYEARDRIVQLLPDVLTLDVEMPRMNGVEFLRRLMPQHPLPTIMVSSLTEKGKATTLEALEAGAVDFVAKPSADVARGLQQMMTALRTKVKIAATARVSHWKGRTVEGRKPGQAPSPGAMSDSTDKVIAIGASTGGTEALKAVLSEFPASMPGTVIVQHMPAGFTKMFADRLNQLCRVEVKEAVTGDRVGPGRVLIAPGDRHLRVIRSGGFYQAVCESGEAVSGHCPSVDVLMHSVSKAAGRHALGVMLTGMGSDGADGLGAMRQAGARTLAQDEASSIVFGMPKVAFERGGAEKLVPLDGIARNISRLLAEQRS, from the coding sequence ATGTCCCGTCCCGTGCGCGTCCTGGTCATCGACGACTCCGCCCTGGTGCGCTCCCTGCTCCAGCAGGGCCTCGGTCTCGATCCCGGCATCGAAGTGGTCGGCACTGCCGCAGACCCCTACGAGGCCCGGGACCGGATCGTCCAGCTTCTGCCTGACGTGCTGACCCTCGACGTGGAAATGCCCCGCATGAACGGGGTCGAGTTTCTGCGCCGCCTGATGCCCCAGCACCCCCTGCCGACGATCATGGTGAGCTCCCTGACCGAAAAGGGCAAAGCGACCACCCTGGAGGCCCTTGAGGCCGGGGCCGTCGACTTCGTGGCCAAACCGAGCGCCGACGTGGCCCGCGGCCTGCAGCAGATGATGACGGCGCTGAGGACCAAGGTGAAGATCGCCGCCACGGCCCGGGTCTCCCACTGGAAGGGCCGGACGGTCGAGGGCAGGAAACCGGGGCAGGCCCCGTCTCCCGGCGCCATGAGTGATTCGACCGACAAAGTGATCGCCATCGGCGCCTCCACCGGCGGGACCGAGGCCCTCAAGGCGGTCCTCTCCGAGTTTCCCGCCTCCATGCCGGGCACGGTCATCGTCCAGCACATGCCGGCCGGCTTCACCAAAATGTTCGCCGACCGCCTCAACCAGCTGTGCCGGGTTGAGGTGAAAGAGGCCGTCACGGGCGACCGGGTCGGACCCGGGCGGGTGCTGATCGCCCCCGGGGACAGGCACCTGCGGGTAATCCGCTCGGGCGGGTTCTACCAGGCGGTCTGCGAGTCGGGGGAGGCGGTCAGCGGCCACTGCCCATCGGTGGACGTGCTGATGCACTCGGTCTCCAAAGCTGCCGGCCGCCACGCCCTCGGCGTCATGCTGACCGGGATGGGATCGGACGGCGCGGACGGCCTGGGGGCCATGCGCCAGGCCGGGGCCCGGACCCTGGCCCAGGACGAGGCCAGCAGCATCGTCTTCGGCATGCCGAAGGTCGCCTTTGAGCGGGGCGGAGCAGAGAAGCTGGTCCCCCTTGACGGCATCGCCCGGAACATTTCCAGACTTTTGGCGGAGCAGCGCTCATGA
- a CDS encoding protein-glutamate O-methyltransferase CheR, with amino-acid sequence MNTASPLSPSAPATSGGPLMPISDREFQLLRDLIYERFGINLTDQKRSLLVSRLQKILRGTGFGSFQDYYEYLVKTQDRKAFSQLIDLVSTNHTYFNREKAHFDYFLKTALPAVVEQLKKENRRDLRIWCAGCSSGEEAYMLLMLMFEFFGSEYSQWDAGLLATDISERILATAQAGIYPEERVSQLPEQMKRKYFRRLADGTWQAGDRLKQEATFRRLNLMNERFPFKKPFQIIFCRNVMIYFDGPTREALVKRFHQSTDPGGYLFIGHSETLGRDQSLYRYLMPAAYRKEGF; translated from the coding sequence TTGAACACCGCCAGCCCCCTATCCCCTTCCGCCCCGGCGACCTCGGGCGGCCCCCTGATGCCGATATCGGACCGGGAGTTCCAGCTGCTGCGCGATCTCATCTATGAGCGGTTCGGCATCAACCTCACCGACCAGAAGCGCTCCCTGCTCGTCAGCCGGCTGCAGAAAATACTGCGAGGAACCGGCTTCGGCTCGTTTCAGGACTACTACGAATACCTGGTCAAGACCCAGGACCGCAAGGCCTTCAGCCAGCTCATCGACCTGGTCTCCACCAACCACACCTACTTCAACCGGGAGAAGGCCCATTTCGACTACTTCCTGAAGACCGCCCTGCCCGCCGTGGTGGAGCAGCTCAAAAAGGAAAACCGCAGGGACCTGCGCATCTGGTGCGCCGGCTGCTCCTCCGGCGAAGAAGCCTACATGCTGCTGATGCTCATGTTCGAGTTCTTCGGGAGCGAGTACTCCCAGTGGGACGCCGGCCTCCTGGCCACCGACATCTCGGAGCGGATCCTGGCCACCGCCCAGGCGGGGATCTACCCGGAGGAACGGGTCAGCCAGCTGCCCGAGCAGATGAAGCGCAAGTATTTCCGCAGGCTCGCCGACGGAACCTGGCAGGCCGGAGACCGCCTCAAGCAGGAGGCGACCTTCCGCCGCCTCAACCTGATGAACGAGCGTTTCCCCTTCAAGAAGCCTTTCCAGATCATCTTCTGCCGCAACGTGATGATCTACTTCGACGGCCCCACCCGGGAGGCACTGGTGAAGCGGTTCCACCAGTCCACCGACCCGGGCGGCTACCTGTTCATCGGCCACTCGGAAACCCTGGGACGCGACCAGAGTCTCTACCGCTACCTGATGCCCGCCGCCTACCGGAAGGAAGGATTCTGA
- a CDS encoding chemotaxis response regulator protein-glutamate methylesterase encodes MAKTIKVLIVDDSAVVRQTLVDLLSSDPGIEIMGTAADPYVAVARLRDGVPDVITLDVEMPRMDGLTFLQKIMSQHPIPVVMCSSLTEKGSETALRALEYGAVEIIQKPRVGTKEFLEESRVRICDAVKAAAQARVMSLPARTLQAAPKLTADAVLPKASSSTRAMLQTTEKVVVVGASTGGTEALRHFLQALPLDAPGMVIVQHMPENFTTTFASRLNELCRITVKEAADNDTVVRGRALIAPGNRHTLLKRSGARYYVEVKDGPLVSRHRPSVDVLFRSAARYAGKNALGVIMTGMGDDGAKGMLEMKETGAFNIAQDEATSVVFGMPKEAIRQGGVDLTLPLQEIARDVIRRTV; translated from the coding sequence ATGGCCAAGACAATAAAGGTCCTGATCGTGGACGACTCGGCGGTGGTGCGCCAGACCCTGGTGGACCTCCTCTCCTCCGACCCCGGCATCGAGATCATGGGGACCGCCGCCGACCCCTATGTGGCCGTCGCCCGCCTGCGCGACGGCGTCCCCGATGTCATCACCCTGGACGTGGAAATGCCCCGCATGGACGGGCTGACCTTTCTGCAGAAAATCATGAGCCAACATCCCATTCCCGTCGTCATGTGTTCCAGCCTGACCGAAAAAGGATCCGAAACCGCCCTCCGGGCCCTGGAGTACGGTGCCGTGGAGATCATCCAGAAACCCAGGGTGGGGACCAAGGAATTCCTCGAAGAGTCCAGGGTCCGCATCTGCGACGCGGTCAAGGCGGCCGCCCAGGCCCGGGTCATGTCCCTGCCCGCCCGCACCCTGCAGGCGGCCCCCAAGCTCACCGCCGACGCCGTCCTTCCCAAGGCGTCCTCGAGCACCAGGGCCATGCTCCAGACCACCGAAAAGGTCGTCGTGGTCGGCGCCTCGACGGGTGGGACCGAGGCCCTGCGTCACTTCCTCCAGGCCCTGCCCCTCGACGCCCCCGGGATGGTGATCGTGCAGCACATGCCGGAGAACTTCACCACCACCTTTGCCAGCCGCCTCAACGAGTTGTGCCGGATCACCGTCAAGGAGGCGGCCGACAACGACACCGTGGTTCGCGGCCGGGCACTGATCGCACCGGGCAACCGCCACACCCTGCTCAAGCGCAGCGGCGCCCGGTATTACGTGGAGGTCAAAGACGGCCCCCTGGTCAGCCGCCACCGCCCCTCGGTGGACGTGCTGTTCCGCAGCGCGGCCCGGTACGCCGGCAAAAACGCCCTCGGAGTCATCATGACCGGCATGGGGGACGACGGCGCCAAGGGGATGCTGGAGATGAAAGAGACGGGCGCCTTCAACATCGCCCAGGACGAGGCGACCTCGGTGGTTTTCGGCATGCCCAAGGAGGCCATCCGGCAGGGCGGCGTGGACCTGACCCTGCCCCTGCAGGAGATCGCCAGGGACGTCATCCGCCGAACCGTTTAG
- a CDS encoding response regulator has protein sequence MRTLIVEDDFTSRILLQKILSPYGLCDVAVNGREALEALELAHREGQPYQLACLDIMLPELNGQEVLKALRALEKERGIPDREECKVVMTTCLDSPKEVMEAYYRGGCTAYLVKPIERQKLLGTLREFGLIG, from the coding sequence ATGCGAACCCTGATCGTCGAAGACGACTTCACCAGCCGAATCCTGCTGCAAAAGATCCTTTCCCCCTACGGCCTGTGCGACGTCGCGGTCAACGGGCGAGAGGCGCTTGAGGCGCTGGAACTGGCCCACCGGGAAGGGCAGCCCTACCAGCTGGCCTGCCTCGATATCATGCTGCCCGAACTCAACGGCCAGGAGGTCCTCAAGGCCCTGCGGGCCCTGGAAAAGGAGCGGGGCATTCCCGACAGGGAGGAATGCAAGGTGGTCATGACCACCTGCCTCGACTCTCCCAAGGAGGTCATGGAGGCCTACTACCGCGGAGGCTGCACCGCCTACCTGGTCAAACCGATCGAACGTCAAAAACTGCTGGGAACCCTGCGCGAATTCGGCCTGATCGGCTAA